Proteins from a genomic interval of Pseudomonas versuta:
- the pal gene encoding peptidoglycan-associated lipoprotein Pal — protein sequence MEMLKFGKFAALALAMAVAVGCSSKGGDNAGEGAAVDPNAGYGANTGAVDGSLSEEAALRAITVFYFEYDSSDLKPEAMRALDVHAKDLKANGARVVLEGNTDARGTREYNMALGERRAKAVQRYLVLQGVSPAQLELVSYGKERPIATGNDEQSWAQNRRVELRK from the coding sequence ATGGAAATGCTGAAGTTTGGTAAATTCGCTGCGCTGGCACTGGCCATGGCTGTAGCTGTAGGTTGCTCGTCCAAAGGCGGCGACAATGCCGGTGAAGGCGCTGCTGTTGATCCAAACGCTGGTTACGGCGCAAACACAGGCGCTGTTGATGGCTCCCTGAGTGAAGAAGCTGCTCTGCGCGCGATCACTGTTTTCTACTTCGAATACGACAGTTCGGACCTGAAACCAGAAGCAATGCGCGCTCTGGACGTACACGCTAAAGACCTGAAAGCTAACGGCGCTCGCGTTGTTCTGGAAGGTAACACTGACGCCCGTGGTACTCGTGAGTACAACATGGCACTGGGCGAGCGTCGTGCGAAAGCCGTTCAACGCTACCTGGTACTGCAAGGTGTTTCTCCAGCACAGCTGGAGCTGGTGTCCTACGGTAAAGAGCGTCCAATCGCTACTGGCAACGACGAACAGTCGTGGGCTCAAAACCGTCGCGTCGAACTGCGTAAGTAA
- the tolB gene encoding Tol-Pal system beta propeller repeat protein TolB, translating to MAVADEKNILVTSGSDRATPIAVVPFGWQGGTVLPDDMAEIIGNDLRNSGYYAPIPKQNMIGLPTQASEVIFRDWKALGAQYVMVGNIIPAGGRLQVQYALFNVATEQPVLTGSVSGTTDQLRDMAHYISDQSFEKLTGIKGAFSTRLLYVTAERASATNTRYTLQRSDYDGARAVTLLQSREPILSPRFAPDGKRIAYVSFEQKRPRIFMQNIDTGRREQITNFEGLNGAPAWSPDGSKLAFVLSKDGNAEIYVMELASRQLTRVTNNPAIDTEPFWGKDGNTIYFTSDRGGKPQIYKTTVGSGNAERVTFIGNYNASPKLSADEKTLVMIHRQDGFTNFRVAAQDLQRGTVKILTDTNLDESATVAPNGTMVIYATRQQGRGVLMLVSINGRVRLPLPTAQGEVREPSWSPYLN from the coding sequence ATGGCGGTAGCAGATGAAAAGAACATTCTGGTTACCAGTGGTAGCGACCGGGCAACGCCAATTGCAGTTGTTCCTTTCGGCTGGCAGGGCGGTACCGTCCTGCCCGACGACATGGCTGAAATCATTGGCAATGACCTGCGCAATTCGGGTTATTACGCGCCGATTCCAAAGCAGAACATGATTGGCTTGCCGACCCAGGCCAGCGAAGTCATTTTCCGTGACTGGAAAGCCCTGGGCGCCCAGTACGTCATGGTTGGTAATATTATCCCGGCGGGCGGTCGCCTGCAGGTTCAATATGCCTTGTTCAACGTGGCGACCGAGCAGCCAGTGTTGACCGGCAGCGTGTCGGGTACCACTGATCAGCTGCGGGACATGGCGCATTACATCTCTGACCAGTCATTTGAAAAACTGACCGGTATTAAAGGTGCATTCTCTACACGTCTGCTTTATGTAACGGCTGAACGTGCCAGTGCGACCAACACCCGCTACACCTTGCAGCGTTCGGACTACGATGGTGCCCGTGCCGTTACCCTGCTGCAGTCGCGCGAGCCTATTCTGTCGCCGCGTTTTGCTCCGGACGGCAAGCGTATCGCTTATGTATCGTTCGAGCAGAAGCGTCCGCGTATCTTCATGCAGAACATTGATACTGGCCGTCGTGAGCAGATCACCAACTTTGAAGGCCTGAACGGTGCGCCTGCCTGGTCGCCGGATGGTTCCAAGCTGGCGTTTGTATTGTCCAAAGACGGTAATGCCGAGATCTACGTGATGGAACTGGCTTCGCGTCAGCTGACTCGCGTGACGAACAATCCGGCAATTGATACCGAACCGTTCTGGGGTAAAGATGGCAATACCATCTATTTCACCTCTGACCGGGGCGGTAAACCGCAAATCTACAAGACCACAGTTGGTAGCGGTAATGCAGAGCGCGTAACTTTTATCGGGAACTACAACGCCAGTCCGAAGCTTTCGGCTGACGAAAAGACCCTGGTAATGATCCATCGTCAGGACGGTTTCACTAATTTCCGTGTTGCAGCGCAAGATTTGCAGCGTGGAACCGTGAAAATCCTCACAGATACCAACCTTGATGAGTCAGCTACTGTTGCACCCAACGGCACCATGGTAATCTACGCCACCCGCCAGCAGGGCCGGGGAGTCTTGATGCTCGTGTCCATTAACGGACGCGTAAGGCTCCCTCTTCCTACCGCTCAAGGCGAAGTCAGAGAACCTTCCTGGTCCCCTTACCTGAACTGA
- the tolA gene encoding cell envelope integrity protein TolA, producing MREQREPSASENYFWPTVWAVGLHILIFGMLFASFAMTPELPPSKPIVQATLYQLKSKSQATTQTNQKIAGEAKKSAARQTEVEQMEQKKVEQEAVKAAEQKKEEAAEKAADAKKADEAKASEAKKADEAKKADDAKKADDAKKATETKKAEEKKLADIAKKKSEEEAKKAAQEEAKKQAAEDAKKKAAEDAKKKAAEDAKKKAVADEAKKKTAEDAKKKAAADAAKKKAVEAARKSTEDKKAQALADLLSDTPQRQQALADEQGDEVAGSFDDLIRARAAEGWARPPSARKNMTVVLQIGMLPDGTVTSVTVAKSSGDGPFDSSAVAAVKNIGRLTEMQGMKPSDFNPYRSFKMTFTPEDLAL from the coding sequence ATGCGCGAACAGCGGGAGCCGTCCGCCTCTGAAAACTATTTTTGGCCTACAGTCTGGGCGGTAGGGCTGCACATCCTGATTTTTGGCATGCTGTTCGCCAGCTTTGCCATGACTCCGGAGCTGCCGCCGTCCAAGCCGATTGTTCAGGCAACCTTGTATCAACTGAAGTCCAAAAGTCAGGCGACCACCCAGACCAATCAAAAGATTGCGGGTGAGGCGAAGAAATCCGCCGCACGCCAGACCGAAGTCGAACAGATGGAACAAAAGAAGGTTGAGCAAGAGGCTGTAAAAGCCGCGGAACAAAAGAAAGAAGAGGCTGCCGAAAAAGCGGCTGACGCCAAGAAGGCTGATGAAGCCAAGGCGAGCGAAGCCAAAAAGGCAGACGAGGCGAAGAAGGCTGATGACGCCAAGAAAGCCGACGATGCCAAAAAGGCTACAGAAACCAAAAAAGCCGAAGAGAAGAAACTGGCGGATATAGCCAAGAAGAAATCTGAGGAAGAGGCCAAGAAGGCTGCGCAAGAAGAGGCCAAGAAACAGGCCGCTGAAGACGCGAAGAAAAAAGCGGCCGAAGATGCGAAGAAGAAAGCTGCTGAAGATGCCAAGAAAAAGGCCGTAGCAGACGAGGCGAAGAAGAAAACCGCCGAAGATGCGAAGAAAAAGGCGGCTGCCGATGCTGCCAAGAAAAAGGCCGTAGAAGCAGCGCGTAAATCGACCGAAGACAAAAAGGCGCAAGCACTGGCTGATTTGCTTTCCGATACGCCACAACGCCAGCAAGCCCTGGCTGATGAGCAGGGCGATGAGGTCGCCGGCAGTTTCGATGACTTGATTCGTGCTCGAGCAGCAGAAGGCTGGGCTCGTCCACCTTCGGCCCGCAAGAATATGACAGTGGTACTGCAAATTGGCATGTTGCCAGATGGCACGGTAACGTCGGTGACGGTTGCCAAGTCCAGTGGTGATGGCCCGTTTGATAGCTCGGCTGTGGCAGCGGTCAAGAATATTGGCCGTTTAACGGAAATGCAGGGCATGAAGCCCAGCGATTTTAATCCTTACCGATCATTCAAGATGACATTCACACCTGAGGATCTAGCCTTGTGA
- the tolR gene encoding protein TolR has translation MARARKKRKPVAEMNVVPYIDVMLVLLVIFMVTAPMLNQGVKVDLPKVSSEALPQDNNTQVLTISIKADKTYFWNLGSEVDTEKQMDKAMTLPQMTDAVTKIIRAGNEGGKHTQVFIRGDKTVDYGAVMGAMGGLQKAGVGNVGLITEAP, from the coding sequence ATCGCTCGAGCGCGCAAAAAGCGCAAGCCGGTTGCCGAGATGAACGTGGTGCCATACATCGACGTGATGCTGGTACTGCTGGTCATCTTCATGGTGACCGCACCGATGCTCAACCAGGGTGTGAAGGTTGATTTGCCCAAGGTCTCCAGCGAGGCTTTGCCGCAGGACAACAACACCCAGGTTCTGACCATTTCGATCAAGGCTGACAAGACCTACTTCTGGAACCTTGGCAGTGAAGTCGACACCGAAAAGCAGATGGACAAGGCCATGACCTTGCCTCAGATGACTGACGCAGTGACTAAAATCATTCGCGCAGGCAATGAAGGCGGCAAGCATACCCAAGTCTTTATTCGCGGTGACAAGACTGTGGATTACGGCGCGGTAATGGGCGCCATGGGTGGCCTGCAGAAGGCCGGGGTCGGTAACGTTGGCCTGATAACCGAGGCTCCCTGA
- the tolQ gene encoding protein TolQ, which produces MEANVVDHSSMWSLVSNASIVVQLVMLILLAASVTSWVMIFQRSTMLRAGRRALESFEERFWSGIDLSKLYRQAGSNPDPDSGVEQIFRAGFKEFSRLRQQPGVDPEAVMEGVARAMRVAISREEEKLEQSLPFLATVGSVSPYIGLFGTVWGIMNSFRGLATAQQATLATVAPGIAEALVATAIGLFAAIPAVIAYNRFAARSETLISRYYTFADEFQAILHRKVHTSEE; this is translated from the coding sequence GTGGAAGCTAACGTCGTCGACCATTCCTCCATGTGGAGCTTGGTCAGCAATGCCAGCATTGTTGTGCAGTTGGTAATGTTGATCCTGCTGGCCGCATCGGTTACCTCATGGGTCATGATTTTTCAGCGCAGCACCATGCTGCGCGCCGGTCGACGTGCCCTGGAAAGCTTTGAAGAGCGTTTCTGGTCGGGTATCGACTTGTCGAAGCTATATCGTCAGGCGGGTAGCAACCCGGATCCGGATTCCGGCGTTGAGCAGATTTTCCGTGCCGGCTTCAAAGAGTTCTCTCGTCTGCGTCAGCAGCCGGGTGTGGATCCGGAAGCGGTTATGGAAGGTGTTGCACGTGCCATGCGTGTAGCGATCTCGCGTGAAGAAGAGAAGCTGGAGCAAAGCCTGCCGTTCCTGGCAACCGTAGGTTCTGTCAGCCCGTACATCGGTTTGTTTGGTACGGTCTGGGGCATCATGAACTCTTTCCGGGGGCTGGCCACCGCCCAGCAAGCGACGCTGGCGACTGTTGCGCCAGGCATTGCCGAGGCACTGGTTGCCACTGCGATTGGTCTGTTCGCGGCAATCCCGGCAGTTATCGCTTACAACCGTTTTGCTGCACGTAGCGAAACCTTGATTAGCCGCTACTACACCTTCGCCGATGAATTCCAGGCGATCCTGCACCGCAAAGTGCACACCAGCGAAGAATAA
- the ybgC gene encoding tol-pal system-associated acyl-CoA thioesterase, giving the protein MRAQNRLEPFAHRCRVYYEDTDAGGVVYYVNYLKFMERARTERLRELGFAQSELAGENLLFVVHSSQARYHAPARLDDELLVSAQVIELNRVSLRFKQQVWRASDATLLCEGQFLVACVRADSFKPRAIPEALRAAFADVSGAGKHLEQEIKRGS; this is encoded by the coding sequence ATGCGCGCGCAAAACAGGCTGGAGCCGTTCGCACATCGCTGTCGCGTTTATTACGAAGACACCGATGCGGGTGGCGTCGTGTATTACGTAAATTATCTAAAGTTTATGGAGCGGGCTCGAACCGAAAGGCTGCGGGAGTTGGGTTTTGCCCAATCCGAGCTGGCAGGCGAGAACCTGTTATTTGTCGTGCATTCCAGCCAGGCGCGTTACCACGCACCGGCGCGACTGGACGATGAACTGTTGGTAAGTGCGCAAGTGATAGAGCTCAACCGTGTCAGTCTGCGTTTCAAGCAGCAGGTCTGGCGGGCGTCAGATGCAACGCTGCTCTGTGAGGGGCAGTTTTTGGTGGCCTGTGTGCGCGCCGATAGTTTTAAACCCCGGGCCATTCCCGAAGCTCTACGTGCGGCCTTTGCCGACGTGAGCGGCGCGGGTAAACATTTAGAGCAGGAGATAAAGCGTGGAAGCTAA
- the ruvB gene encoding Holliday junction branch migration DNA helicase RuvB has translation MIEADRLITASGGRDREEVQDRAIRPLSLADYIGQPTVREQMELFIQAARGRSESLDHTLIFGPPGLGKTTLANIIAQEMGVSIKSTSGPVLERPGDLAALLTNLEPHDVLFIDEIHRLSPIVEEVLYPAMEDFQLDIMIGEGPAARSIKLDLPPFTLVGATTRAGMLTNPLRDRFGIVQRLEFYSTDDLATIVSRSAKIFGLPLDPEGAYEIARRARGTPRIANRLLRRVRDFAEVRAKGHITKPVADLALNLLDVDEHGFDHQDRRLLLTMIEKFDGGPVGVDSLAAAISEERHTIEDVLEPYLIQQGYIMRTPRGRVVTRHAYLHFGLNIPSRLGEMPVADEFLNALDD, from the coding sequence GTGATTGAAGCTGATCGTTTGATAACCGCCTCAGGCGGGCGAGACCGCGAAGAGGTGCAGGATCGCGCGATCCGTCCTTTGAGCCTGGCCGACTATATTGGTCAGCCGACGGTGCGTGAACAAATGGAACTGTTTATCCAGGCTGCCCGCGGACGCTCTGAATCGCTGGATCACACCCTGATTTTTGGTCCGCCCGGGCTGGGCAAGACTACGCTGGCCAATATCATTGCCCAGGAAATGGGGGTGTCGATCAAAAGCACCTCGGGCCCGGTACTGGAGCGTCCGGGGGATTTGGCAGCGCTGCTGACCAACCTTGAGCCGCACGATGTACTGTTCATCGATGAGATCCATCGCTTGTCACCCATCGTCGAGGAAGTGTTGTACCCGGCAATGGAGGATTTCCAGCTCGACATCATGATTGGCGAAGGGCCTGCCGCGCGGTCGATCAAGCTCGACCTGCCGCCGTTCACTCTGGTAGGCGCCACAACCCGTGCGGGGATGCTGACCAACCCTCTGCGTGACAGGTTCGGGATCGTTCAGCGGCTGGAGTTTTACAGCACGGATGACCTAGCGACGATTGTCAGTCGTTCGGCCAAGATATTCGGCCTGCCCCTCGACCCGGAAGGGGCTTACGAAATTGCCCGGCGTGCACGTGGCACACCGCGGATCGCCAATCGTTTGTTGCGTCGTGTGCGCGATTTCGCCGAGGTGCGGGCCAAAGGGCATATCACCAAGCCGGTGGCCGACCTGGCGTTGAATCTTCTGGATGTCGATGAGCATGGTTTCGATCATCAGGATCGGCGTTTGCTTTTGACCATGATCGAGAAGTTCGATGGCGGACCGGTTGGCGTCGACAGCCTGGCTGCAGCAATCAGTGAAGAGCGTCATACGATCGAGGACGTGCTGGAGCCGTATCTGATCCAGCAGGGCTATATCATGCGAACGCCACGTGGTCGAGTTGTGACCCGTCACGCATATTTGCACTTCGGTTTGAATATTCCGTCGCGCCTGGGCGAGATGCCGGTCGCAGACGAGTTTTTGAATGCTTTAGATGATTAA
- the ruvA gene encoding Holliday junction branch migration protein RuvA translates to MIGRLRGTLAEKQPPHLILDVNGLGYELEVPMTTLYRLPSIGEPLTLHTHLVVREDAQLLYGFIGKRERDFFRELIRLNGVGPKLALALMSSLEVDELVRCVQAQDTSALTKVPGVGKKTAERLLVELKDRFKAWEQVPSMFALVPNQPDAPLQVASAESDAVSALISLGYKPQEASKAVSAIKDKTLSSEDMIRRALKGMI, encoded by the coding sequence GTGATTGGACGCTTGCGCGGCACTCTGGCTGAAAAACAGCCGCCGCACCTGATACTTGATGTAAATGGCCTGGGCTATGAGCTCGAAGTGCCGATGACTACGCTGTATCGGCTGCCCTCCATAGGCGAGCCGCTGACCTTGCATACCCATTTGGTGGTTCGCGAAGATGCTCAGTTGCTCTATGGTTTCATTGGCAAGCGCGAGCGTGATTTCTTTCGTGAGCTGATCCGGCTCAACGGTGTCGGTCCCAAACTGGCTTTGGCCTTGATGTCCAGTCTGGAGGTCGACGAACTGGTGCGCTGCGTGCAGGCACAGGACACATCTGCTTTGACCAAGGTACCTGGCGTGGGCAAGAAAACCGCCGAGCGGCTATTGGTTGAGCTCAAGGATCGTTTCAAGGCCTGGGAGCAAGTGCCGAGCATGTTTGCGTTGGTGCCCAATCAGCCTGATGCACCATTGCAAGTGGCCAGTGCAGAAAGCGATGCGGTCAGCGCCTTGATCTCTCTGGGGTATAAACCTCAGGAGGCAAGCAAGGCGGTATCCGCGATCAAGGACAAAACGTTGAGCAGTGAAGATATGATTCGTCGTGCCCTTAAGGGAATGATTTAA
- the ruvC gene encoding crossover junction endodeoxyribonuclease RuvC: MTLILGIDPGSRITGYGVVRDTGRGCVYVASGCIRTGSGELHERLQIVYRGVREVIQTYGPVTMGIEKVFMARNADSALKLGQARGAAIVAGAEESLEIAEYSATQVKQAVAGTGGANKEQVMMMVMHLLKLTTKPQIDASDALAIALCHAHTRSSLLPHGLGAARSRGGRLRL, from the coding sequence ATGACTCTTATTCTTGGTATCGATCCTGGTTCGCGAATCACCGGTTATGGCGTGGTGCGAGACACCGGGCGTGGTTGCGTGTACGTGGCATCGGGATGCATTCGTACAGGTAGTGGCGAATTGCATGAGCGGCTGCAGATTGTCTATCGCGGGGTACGCGAGGTTATTCAGACCTACGGCCCGGTAACAATGGGCATCGAAAAAGTGTTCATGGCCCGTAATGCCGACTCGGCGCTCAAGTTGGGCCAGGCAAGAGGCGCCGCCATTGTGGCGGGTGCCGAGGAAAGCCTGGAGATTGCCGAGTACTCTGCCACTCAGGTCAAGCAGGCCGTGGCGGGTACGGGGGGCGCGAACAAGGAGCAAGTGATGATGATGGTCATGCATTTGCTCAAGCTCACGACCAAGCCGCAAATCGATGCGTCGGATGCGCTGGCGATTGCCTTGTGCCATGCGCACACACGTTCCAGTCTGCTACCCCACGGCCTGGGTGCGGCGCGCAGTCGCGGCGGGCGTTTGCGGCTCTGA
- a CDS encoding YebC/PmpR family DNA-binding transcriptional regulator: protein MAGHSKWANIKHRKERQDAKKGKIFTKWIRELTVAARQGGADPGSNPRLRLALDKALGANMSRDIIDRAVARGAGAADTDDMVELSYEGYGPGGVAVMVECMTDNRNRTAAAVRHAFSKCGGNLGTDGSVAYLFERKGQISYAAGVDEDALMEAAMEADADDVVTNEDGSMDVFTSFSSFYAVRNALEAAGFTPADAEIVMLPTTSAELDLDGAQKVLKLIDMLEDLDDVQNVYSNAEIPDAVLEQLA from the coding sequence ATGGCAGGTCATTCTAAGTGGGCGAACATCAAGCACCGCAAAGAGCGTCAGGATGCCAAAAAGGGCAAGATTTTCACCAAGTGGATTCGTGAACTGACCGTGGCTGCCCGTCAGGGCGGTGCTGATCCGGGCTCCAACCCGCGCCTGCGTCTGGCGCTGGACAAGGCCCTGGGCGCAAACATGAGTCGCGACATCATTGATCGTGCCGTCGCTCGCGGTGCTGGTGCCGCTGATACCGATGACATGGTCGAGCTGAGCTACGAGGGCTACGGCCCGGGTGGTGTTGCCGTGATGGTTGAGTGCATGACGGATAACCGTAATCGCACTGCGGCCGCTGTGCGTCACGCATTCAGCAAGTGTGGCGGCAATCTTGGCACTGACGGCTCTGTTGCTTATCTGTTTGAGCGCAAGGGGCAGATATCCTATGCCGCGGGCGTTGATGAAGACGCATTGATGGAAGCTGCGATGGAGGCCGATGCTGACGACGTAGTGACCAACGAAGATGGCTCCATGGATGTATTCACTTCGTTCTCAAGCTTCTACGCGGTTCGCAATGCACTGGAAGCTGCGGGTTTCACCCCGGCAGATGCTGAAATTGTAATGCTGCCGACCACCAGTGCCGAGCTGGACCTGGACGGTGCGCAGAAGGTACTCAAGCTGATCGATATGCTTGAAGACCTGGATGACGTGCAAAACGTTTATTCCAATGCCGAAATTCCTGATGCGGTGCTGGAACAGCTAGCCTGA
- the aspS gene encoding aspartate--tRNA ligase, giving the protein MMRSHYCGQLNESLEGQEITLCGWVHRRRDHGGVIFLDIRDRDGLAQVVFDPDRAETFAAADRVRSEYVVKVTGKVRLRPAGAGNANMASGMIEVLGYELEVLNEAETPPFPLNEFSDVGEETRLRYRFIDLRRPEMLEKLRLRSRMTTSIRRFLDENGFLDVETPILTRATPEGARDYLVPSRTHAGSFFALPQSPQLFKQLLMVAGFDRYYQIAKCFRDEDLRADRQPEFTQIDIETSFMNEAEIMGLTEEMIRNLFKEVLGLEFGEFPHMTWEEAMRRFGSDKPDLRNPLELVDVADQLKDVEFKVFSGPANDPKCRIAALRVPGGASMPRKQIDDYTKFVSIYGARGLAYIKVNERAKGVEGLQSPIVKNIPEANLNVILDRVGAVDGDIVFFGADKAKIVSEALGALRIKVGNDLNLLTCEWAPMWVVDFPMFEENTDGSFSALHHPFTAPKCSPEELEANPATALSRAYDMVLNGTELGGGSIRIHRKEMQQAVFRLLGIGEAEQEEKFGFLLDALKYGAPPHGGLAFGLDRLVMLMTGAQSIREVIAFPKTQSAACVMTQAPGVVDAKALSELHIRLREQPKAE; this is encoded by the coding sequence ATGATGCGCAGCCATTATTGCGGCCAACTGAACGAAAGCCTGGAAGGCCAGGAAATTACCCTTTGCGGATGGGTCCATCGTCGCCGTGACCACGGTGGGGTGATTTTCCTCGATATCCGTGATCGTGATGGTCTGGCCCAGGTAGTGTTTGACCCGGATCGCGCCGAGACTTTCGCCGCCGCAGACCGCGTGCGCAGCGAATATGTCGTCAAGGTTACCGGCAAGGTGCGCTTGCGCCCGGCCGGTGCCGGCAACGCCAACATGGCTTCGGGCATGATTGAAGTGCTGGGCTACGAGCTGGAAGTCCTGAACGAAGCGGAAACCCCGCCGTTCCCGCTCAACGAATTCTCTGACGTCGGCGAAGAAACCCGTCTGCGCTATCGTTTTATCGATCTGCGTCGCCCGGAAATGCTCGAGAAATTGCGTCTGCGTTCGCGCATGACCACCAGCATCCGTCGCTTCCTGGACGAAAACGGCTTCCTTGACGTTGAAACGCCAATCCTGACCCGTGCCACACCGGAAGGCGCGCGTGATTACCTGGTGCCAAGCCGTACCCATGCCGGTTCCTTCTTCGCATTGCCGCAATCGCCACAGCTGTTCAAGCAGTTGTTGATGGTTGCCGGTTTTGACCGCTACTACCAGATCGCCAAGTGCTTCCGTGACGAAGACCTGCGTGCCGACCGTCAGCCTGAGTTCACTCAGATCGACATCGAAACCAGCTTCATGAACGAAGCCGAGATCATGGGTCTGACTGAAGAAATGATCCGCAACCTGTTCAAGGAAGTGTTGGGTCTGGAATTCGGTGAGTTCCCGCACATGACCTGGGAAGAGGCCATGCGCCGCTTCGGCTCCGACAAACCGGACCTGCGTAACCCGCTGGAACTGGTTGATGTTGCCGATCAGCTTAAAGATGTGGAATTCAAGGTGTTCAGCGGCCCGGCCAATGACCCTAAATGCCGTATTGCCGCCCTGCGTGTTCCCGGTGGCGCGAGCATGCCGCGCAAGCAGATCGACGACTACACCAAGTTTGTCAGCATCTACGGTGCCCGTGGCCTGGCGTACATCAAGGTCAACGAGCGCGCCAAAGGTGTTGAAGGTCTGCAGTCTCCGATCGTCAAGAACATCCCTGAAGCCAACCTCAATGTGATCCTTGATCGCGTTGGTGCGGTTGATGGTGACATCGTGTTCTTCGGTGCCGACAAGGCCAAGATCGTTAGCGAAGCGCTGGGTGCACTGCGTATCAAGGTCGGTAACGATCTGAACCTGCTGACCTGTGAATGGGCTCCGATGTGGGTTGTCGATTTCCCGATGTTCGAAGAGAACACCGACGGCAGCTTCAGCGCCTTGCATCACCCGTTCACTGCACCCAAGTGCTCACCTGAAGAGCTGGAGGCCAACCCGGCCACCGCGCTTTCACGTGCCTATGACATGGTGCTCAACGGTACTGAGTTGGGTGGCGGTTCGATCCGTATCCATCGCAAGGAAATGCAACAGGCAGTATTCCGCCTGCTGGGTATCGGTGAAGCTGAGCAGGAAGAGAAGTTTGGCTTCCTGCTGGACGCCCTGAAATATGGTGCGCCGCCCCACGGTGGCCTGGCGTTCGGTCTGGACCGTCTGGTGATGCTGATGACCGGTGCCCAGTCGATTCGTGAAGTCATTGCCTTCCCGAAAACCCAGAGTGCTGCCTGCGTCATGACCCAGGCTCCTGGTGTGGTTGATGCCAAGGCACTGAGCGAGTTGCACATTCGTTTGCGCGAACAGCCTAAGGCTGAGTAA
- a CDS encoding FmdB family zinc ribbon protein, whose translation MPMYDYQCASCGHQLEAIQKISDSPLVDCPACQAPELKKMLSMPGFRLSGTGWYETDFKTGSKKNLAGGDKSD comes from the coding sequence ATGCCCATGTACGATTACCAGTGCGCTTCCTGTGGTCATCAACTGGAAGCCATTCAAAAGATCAGTGACTCTCCACTGGTTGATTGTCCTGCCTGTCAGGCACCTGAGCTGAAGAAGATGCTGTCCATGCCAGGCTTCCGCCTTAGTGGCACCGGCTGGTATGAAACAGACTTCAAGACAGGCTCGAAAAAGAATCTGGCCGGCGGCGACAAATCCGACTGA